Genomic window (Stenotrophomonas maltophilia):
GTCTCGTGCAGGTCCAGGTGCACCAGCAGGTTCGGCTTGCGCTCGGCCACCCAGCGCATCAGCGCGGCGGCTTCCTCGATCTGGCCGCCGTCACGGAAGCTGCGGTTCGGGTCGATGGCATCCGGGTTCCAGCGCTGGATGCGCTCGTAGCCCCACGGGCTGACGCACGGCGCCACGATCAGGTTCAACCGGCCCAGGTAACGCTCGGCCTGCTGTTCCAGGAACTGCAGGGCGCCATGCACGCCGCTGGTCTCATAGCCATGCACACCGCCGGTGATCAGCGCGGTCGGCAGCGCCGGGTTCCAGTTGTGGTTGACCACGGCGAACAGCGGGTAATGGTCCGGCGCGTAGTCCAGCTGGCCGTACTGGATCACATCGAAGCTGTCGTCCAGGCGTTCAAGCGCGGCCACCACGTCGTCGTGGTAGCTGCGCTGGCGCTGCTGGCGGGCCCGCCACTGTGCGCGTTCCGCGTCGCCCCAGGGCTGTCCGGGGGTGCCGATCGGGTAGAACTGCGCAACAGTCATTGGGTACTCCAAGGGTCGAACGGATGGGTGCAGCCGGACATTCTAAGCCCTGTCGCGCCTGCGGGTGCCCTCCCCCGGGCCCGCCTTCATCCAGGCCGGGTCATCTGGTTGTAAAATCAACGGTTTTTGGCCCCTCACCCCTTGATGG
Coding sequences:
- a CDS encoding M14 family metallopeptidase, whose amino-acid sequence is MTVAQFYPIGTPGQPWGDAERAQWRARQQRQRSYHDDVVAALERLDDSFDVIQYGQLDYAPDHYPLFAVVNHNWNPALPTALITGGVHGYETSGVHGALQFLEQQAERYLGRLNLIVAPCVSPWGYERIQRWNPDAIDPNRSFRDGGQIEEAAALMRWVAERKPNLLVHLDLHETTDSDLHEFDPARCARDGKPFERDTIPDGFYVIGNSEDPQAEFQKALITAVAPVTHIAPADAEGNLVGLPLQSPGVVWGESRSIGACAGFTDARFATTTEVYPDSPRTNPQECNDAQVAAVCGGLDFALAAQ